From Acidovorax sp. FHTAMBA, one genomic window encodes:
- a CDS encoding response regulator transcription factor — protein MHRILLIDDDAQLGPPLALYFRRFELELVHALKPSDGLAQLAAGGFDAAILDVMLPEMDGFELCRTIRRQGDLPVVMLTARGEVMDRVVGLELGADDYLPKPFEPRELVARLQTVLRRRRASSPASAGDALLEFDGLSIDAARRSVTRLGAVLDLTGTEFDLLHLLAREPGRVFSRDDILNQLRGHDAELYTRAVDIVVSRLRKKLEPLDCIKTLRNAGYSLALRRAASAAGGPSAAALP, from the coding sequence ATGCACCGCATCCTGCTTATTGACGACGACGCCCAGCTGGGGCCGCCACTGGCCCTCTATTTCCGACGTTTCGAGCTGGAATTGGTCCATGCCCTTAAACCGAGTGACGGTCTCGCCCAGCTGGCGGCAGGCGGATTTGATGCCGCCATCCTGGATGTCATGCTGCCTGAAATGGACGGGTTTGAACTGTGCCGCACGATACGCAGACAGGGCGATCTGCCCGTCGTGATGCTGACGGCGCGGGGCGAAGTGATGGACCGCGTGGTGGGGCTGGAGCTGGGGGCCGATGACTACCTGCCCAAGCCGTTTGAGCCGCGTGAACTGGTGGCCCGGTTGCAGACCGTGCTGCGCCGACGCCGGGCCAGCTCGCCAGCCAGTGCGGGTGACGCGCTCCTGGAGTTCGATGGCTTGAGCATTGATGCAGCCCGCCGCAGTGTGACGCGCCTGGGCGCAGTACTCGACCTAACCGGTACCGAGTTCGATTTGCTGCACCTTCTGGCCCGGGAGCCGGGCAGGGTGTTCAGCCGTGATGACATCCTTAACCAGCTGCGTGGGCACGATGCCGAGCTGTACACGCGTGCGGTGGACATCGTGGTCAGCCGCCTGCGCAAAAAGCTCGAGCCGCTGGACTGCATCAAGACCCTGCGCAACGCGGGCTATTCCCTGGCGTTGCGCAGGGCTGCCAGTGCGGCAGGCGGGCCCTCTGCAGCAGCCTTGCCATGA
- a CDS encoding HAMP domain-containing sensor histidine kinase: MKSSGSAPGGDAHCPWHRRARDAVGYSLRIRLVLVFMALAVTVAVAFMGGMQKVVALGWKEAARPLLMDYVDRLTAEIGSPPSIERARAIADRLPVTLRIEGPQIQWDSHPGQPRPHWMSDKVQRQDHWSRDDTGYRLLERTTPDGHRIEFGLNALSWDKRPRIAWGTLTVLLLLTALAFVYVRHLLRPLDDIRRGARRFGNGDFGEPIPVRHGHRPDELGQLARTINTMGEDIHQMLDAKRALLLAMSHELRSPLTRARLNAELLPESADVQAQRSALMRDLGEMARLITDLLESERLAGRHAALYREPTDLTELAREVVADLQVRHPGAAAVALRVPAPLPACMLDRSRVRLLMRNLLDNSLRHSDPTAAAPQIELRVSQGVVEIEVRDHGPGVPPEHLVHLAEAFYRPDTSRQRTTGGVGLGLYLCRLVAQAHGGTLLVRNAEPGLCVTARLPCSEAVQQPALDGAR, encoded by the coding sequence ATGAAGTCCTCGGGTTCCGCGCCCGGCGGCGATGCGCACTGCCCCTGGCACCGGCGGGCGCGCGACGCTGTCGGATATTCGCTGCGCATCCGCCTGGTGCTGGTGTTCATGGCACTGGCCGTGACGGTGGCTGTGGCCTTCATGGGTGGAATGCAGAAGGTGGTGGCACTGGGGTGGAAAGAGGCTGCGCGCCCGCTGCTCATGGACTATGTGGACCGCCTCACCGCCGAGATCGGCAGCCCGCCCAGCATCGAGCGCGCCCGCGCCATTGCCGATCGGCTGCCCGTCACACTGCGCATTGAGGGGCCGCAGATCCAATGGGATTCGCACCCCGGCCAGCCGCGCCCGCACTGGATGAGCGACAAGGTCCAGCGCCAGGACCACTGGAGCCGCGATGACACCGGCTATCGACTGCTGGAGCGCACCACGCCCGATGGCCACCGCATCGAGTTCGGGCTCAATGCGCTCTCATGGGACAAGCGCCCGCGCATCGCCTGGGGCACGCTCACAGTCCTGCTCTTGCTCACGGCGCTGGCCTTTGTGTACGTGCGCCACCTGCTGCGTCCGCTGGATGACATCCGGCGCGGCGCGCGGCGTTTCGGCAATGGGGATTTTGGCGAGCCGATTCCGGTGCGCCATGGGCACAGGCCCGATGAGCTTGGCCAGCTGGCGCGCACTATCAACACCATGGGCGAGGACATTCACCAGATGCTGGATGCCAAGCGCGCGCTGTTGCTGGCCATGAGCCACGAGCTGCGCAGCCCTCTCACACGCGCGCGCCTCAACGCCGAACTGCTGCCCGAGTCGGCTGATGTGCAGGCCCAGCGTTCGGCCCTGATGCGCGACCTGGGAGAAATGGCCCGGCTTATCACCGACCTGCTGGAAAGCGAGCGCCTTGCAGGGCGCCATGCCGCGCTCTACCGCGAGCCCACCGATCTGACCGAACTGGCGCGTGAGGTGGTGGCAGACCTGCAGGTGCGTCACCCCGGGGCCGCGGCGGTCGCATTGCGGGTACCAGCGCCATTGCCCGCCTGCATGCTCGACCGATCCCGCGTGCGACTGCTGATGCGCAATCTGCTGGACAACAGCCTGCGCCACAGCGACCCGACGGCCGCTGCGCCACAGATTGAACTGCGGGTGAGTCAAGGCGTGGTTGAAATCGAGGTGCGGGACCACGGCCCTGGCGTACCCCCCGAGCATCTGGTGCATCTGGCGGAGGCGTTCTACCGCCCTGATACATCGCGCCAGCGCACCACGGGCGGGGTGGGGCTGGGTCTGTACCTGTGTCGCCTGGTTGCACAAGCCCACGGCGGCACTTTGCTGGTGCGCAATGCGGAGCCGGGCTTGTGTGTTACTGCGCGCCTGCCGTGCTCGGAGGCGGTACAGCAACCAGCCCTTGACGGCGCACGCTGA
- a CDS encoding ABC transporter ATP-binding protein produces MSSVSIQAVSRTFEGHKGQRTQALLPVDFEVRDNDFVTILGPSGCGKSTLLRIVAGLDHATSGRVLLDGVPVEGPGADRGMVFQSYTLFPWLTIEQNIRFGLRERGMPEAQQKERAAYFIAKVGLRGFEQHFPKQLSGGMQQRTAIARALANDPKILLMDEPFGALDNQTRVLMQELLLGIWEAERKTVLFVTHDIDEAIFMANRVAVFSARPGRIKTELAVDLPHPRHYTIKTSPEFMDLKARLTEEIRAESMAADLH; encoded by the coding sequence ATGAGCAGCGTATCCATCCAAGCCGTCTCGCGCACCTTTGAGGGGCACAAGGGCCAGCGCACGCAGGCCCTGCTGCCCGTCGATTTTGAAGTGCGTGACAACGACTTTGTCACCATCCTCGGCCCCTCGGGCTGCGGCAAGTCCACGCTGCTGCGCATCGTCGCGGGGCTGGACCACGCCACCAGCGGCCGCGTGTTGCTGGATGGGGTGCCCGTGGAAGGCCCCGGTGCCGATCGCGGCATGGTGTTCCAAAGCTACACGCTGTTCCCCTGGCTCACCATCGAGCAGAACATCCGCTTCGGCCTGCGCGAGCGCGGCATGCCCGAAGCGCAGCAAAAGGAACGCGCCGCGTACTTCATCGCCAAGGTGGGCCTGCGTGGCTTTGAGCAGCACTTTCCCAAGCAGCTGTCGGGTGGCATGCAGCAGCGCACCGCCATTGCGCGCGCACTGGCCAACGACCCCAAGATCTTGCTGATGGACGAGCCCTTCGGCGCGCTCGACAACCAGACCCGCGTGCTCATGCAAGAGCTGCTGCTGGGCATCTGGGAGGCCGAGCGCAAGACGGTGCTGTTCGTGACCCACGACATCGACGAAGCCATCTTCATGGCCAACCGCGTGGCCGTGTTCAGCGCCCGGCCGGGCCGCATCAAGACCGAGCTGGCGGTGGACTTGCCGCACCCGCGCCATTACACGATCAAGACCAGCCCCGAGTTCATGGACCTCAAGGCGCGCCTGACGGAGGAGATCCGCGCCGAATCCATGGCTGCGGATCTGCATTGA
- a CDS encoding ABC transporter permease: MNRTLGAQSPLVESVPLPRRRLRPLEPVSTRTRWVLGVAFFVLFVAAWAVFTLGGFVSPTFLASPVTMVQEGWLLFTEFGFLHDIGMTVWRVVGGFTMAAIVAVPLGIAMGAHKGVEAFLEPFVSFCRYLPASAFIPLLILWAGLGELQKLLVIFIGSVFQIILMVAVTVGNARRDLVEAAYTLGATPTGIVRRVLIPGAAPDIAETLRLVLGWAWTYIIVAELIGASSGIGHMITDSQALLNTGQIIFGIIIIGLIGLVSDFAFKALNHRLFAWSFVR; this comes from the coding sequence ATGAACCGCACCCTGGGGGCTCAGTCCCCGTTGGTCGAGTCGGTGCCGCTACCGCGGCGCCGGCTGCGGCCGCTGGAGCCTGTGAGCACGCGCACAAGATGGGTGCTCGGAGTGGCGTTCTTTGTGCTGTTCGTGGCCGCGTGGGCCGTGTTCACGCTGGGCGGGTTTGTGTCGCCCACCTTCCTGGCCAGCCCGGTCACCATGGTCCAGGAAGGCTGGCTTCTCTTCACCGAGTTTGGCTTTCTCCACGACATCGGCATGACGGTGTGGCGCGTTGTGGGCGGGTTCACCATGGCCGCCATCGTGGCGGTGCCGCTGGGCATTGCCATGGGGGCGCACAAGGGCGTCGAGGCTTTTCTGGAGCCCTTTGTCTCGTTTTGCCGCTACCTGCCGGCGTCGGCCTTCATTCCGCTGCTGATCCTGTGGGCGGGGCTGGGAGAGCTCCAGAAGCTGCTGGTCATCTTCATTGGGTCGGTGTTCCAGATCATCCTGATGGTGGCCGTCACGGTGGGCAACGCTCGCCGCGACCTCGTGGAGGCCGCCTACACGCTGGGCGCGACACCCACCGGCATCGTGCGCCGCGTGCTCATACCGGGTGCCGCGCCCGACATTGCGGAAACCCTGCGTCTGGTGCTGGGCTGGGCATGGACGTACATCATCGTGGCCGAGTTGATCGGCGCGTCATCCGGCATTGGCCACATGATCACCGACAGCCAGGCGCTGCTCAACACAGGCCAGATCATCTTCGGCATCATCATCATCGGCCTCATCGGGCTGGTGTCCGACTTCGCCTTCAAGGCGCTCAACCACCGTCTGTTTGCCTGGAGTTTTGTGCGATGA
- the hutC gene encoding histidine utilization repressor — MSARPSRRTAATAPRSATPAKAVAAVAAPAQAMALYEQVKDHISRKIQEGIWRAGDRLPSENELVTQFGISRMTVNRALRELVEQGRIVRVAGVGSFVAEDKPQSTLLQIANLASEIRQRGHDYRCDVLTVERTSATLEVAAALDLRTGESVFHSLCIHREDGLPVQLEDRHVNPRQVPQFAAQDFTQLQPSEYLVRNVPFDQIEHVVDAVMPTAEQAALLEMSPQEPCLLLTRRTWSRGVPITVVRCLHPATRYRLGSRFRADGNPVAG, encoded by the coding sequence ATGAGCGCCCGTCCTTCCCGCCGCACCGCCGCCACTGCACCCCGCAGTGCCACGCCTGCCAAGGCCGTGGCGGCCGTGGCGGCGCCTGCGCAGGCCATGGCGCTATACGAGCAGGTCAAGGACCATATCTCGCGCAAGATCCAGGAAGGCATCTGGCGCGCGGGTGACCGCCTGCCCTCCGAGAACGAGCTGGTCACCCAGTTCGGCATCTCGCGCATGACGGTGAACCGCGCGCTGCGCGAGCTGGTGGAGCAGGGCCGCATCGTGCGCGTGGCCGGTGTGGGCAGCTTCGTGGCCGAGGACAAGCCGCAGTCCACGCTGCTGCAGATAGCCAATTTGGCCAGCGAAATCCGCCAGCGCGGGCACGACTACCGCTGCGACGTGCTGACGGTGGAGCGCACCTCCGCCACGCTGGAGGTGGCCGCCGCGCTGGACCTGCGCACGGGTGAGTCGGTGTTCCACTCGCTGTGCATCCACCGCGAAGACGGCCTGCCCGTGCAGCTGGAAGACCGCCACGTGAACCCACGCCAAGTGCCCCAGTTTGCCGCGCAGGACTTCACGCAGCTGCAGCCCTCCGAATACCTGGTGCGCAACGTGCCGTTCGACCAGATCGAGCATGTGGTCGACGCCGTCATGCCCACCGCCGAGCAGGCCGCGCTGCTGGAGATGTCTCCGCAGGAGCCCTGCCTGCTGCTGACCCGCCGCACCTGGTCGCGCGGCGTACCGATCACCGTGGTGCGCTGCCTGCACCCCGCCACCCGTTACCGCCTGGGCAGCCGCTTCCGAGCCGACGGTAACCCCGTCGCCGGTTGA
- a CDS encoding ABC transporter substrate-binding protein: MTRSVAKWTSLAAATACMVALATPAQAQDTKIVLGMSGWTGFAPLTLADKAGIFKKNGLDVEIKMIPQKDRHLALASKAIQCAATTVETHVAWNTNGVPIVQIFQLDKSYGADGIAVRNDIKTFADLKGKTVAVDAPGTASYFTLAWLLSKNGMTVKDVKTLTLAPQPAAQSFVAGQNDAAVTYEPYLSTVRANPGAGKILATTLEFPHIMDTVGCAPDWLKANPKAAKALADSYFQALEMISADTAKSNEIMGAAVKQTGEAFAKSSSFLRWQDKAANQKFFAGELQQFMKDAAAILLEAGVIRKLPDNYTAMYDDSFIK; encoded by the coding sequence ATGACTCGATCGGTTGCGAAATGGACTTCGCTGGCAGCGGCAACAGCATGCATGGTGGCCTTGGCCACACCGGCGCAGGCGCAGGACACCAAGATTGTGCTGGGCATGTCCGGCTGGACAGGCTTTGCGCCACTCACGCTGGCCGACAAGGCGGGCATCTTCAAGAAGAACGGCCTGGATGTGGAGATCAAGATGATCCCGCAGAAGGACCGCCACCTTGCGCTGGCATCCAAAGCCATCCAGTGCGCTGCCACCACGGTCGAGACACACGTGGCATGGAACACCAACGGTGTCCCCATCGTCCAGATCTTCCAGCTCGACAAGTCCTACGGCGCCGACGGTATTGCCGTGCGCAACGACATCAAGACGTTTGCAGACCTCAAGGGCAAGACGGTGGCGGTGGATGCCCCCGGCACCGCTTCGTATTTCACGCTGGCGTGGCTGCTGTCCAAAAATGGCATGACCGTGAAAGATGTGAAGACGCTGACGCTGGCGCCACAGCCTGCCGCCCAGTCGTTTGTGGCCGGGCAGAACGATGCCGCCGTCACGTACGAACCCTACCTCTCCACCGTGCGTGCCAACCCCGGCGCCGGCAAGATTTTGGCCACCACGCTGGAGTTCCCGCACATCATGGACACCGTAGGCTGCGCACCCGATTGGCTCAAGGCCAATCCCAAGGCGGCAAAGGCCCTGGCGGATTCGTACTTCCAGGCCCTCGAAATGATCAGCGCCGACACCGCCAAGTCCAACGAGATCATGGGCGCTGCGGTCAAGCAGACGGGTGAGGCGTTCGCCAAGTCATCGAGCTTCCTGCGCTGGCAAGACAAGGCCGCCAATCAGAAATTCTTTGCGGGCGAACTGCAGCAGTTCATGAAAGACGCCGCGGCGATCCTGCTGGAAGCTGGCGTGATCCGCAAGCTGCCCGACAACTACACCGCCATGTACGACGACAGCTTCATCAAGTGA